A region of the Aphelocoma coerulescens isolate FSJ_1873_10779 chromosome 7, UR_Acoe_1.0, whole genome shotgun sequence genome:
TTTTgccacttcttttttctctgaataAAGCCAGATGCAGTTTAATAAGCAGCCATACAAAACTGCAACATGTACTTTATGGGAAAAACAGATACTAGGAACCGACAGTACTGCTAGCAGGTACACACGGCTTTCCTGAATTTTGATATTGCATATTGCTAAGTATAACGTAATTTATAATGCATACCCTACAGCCTCCCTGAAGGTTGAGTCTCCCctcatttcctctcctttttattGGCTTCAGTGCACTGTTGCCCATGGCAACACCCactggcagggatggggattcgGCAGCACCGCAGCCTGACACACAGCTGAAGCCCTAACAATGTTAACCATCAATCAAGTGACTGTTTGTAATTGCCTCCATCTATTTCTCCTGTCTTTTGGTATCTTTGCCATTGTGGGTCAAAATTCAGAAACTGCTGACTAATGTTATGGTTCTGTTCCTCCAtcacaaggaagaaaatgagagCACACGGCTTGATCTTATCAAATTGTTCTCAGGCAAAACGAAGCAACCCTACTGAAACTGGAGGGCCCAGAAGTGCATGTCAGAACAGCATTTGGTCTCTGAAAGTCATATAGCTcaatcttaaaaaaaccaaccagctaaacaaacaaataccttatgttttttttaagacttagcttaggaaacaacaaaaaacattttGTGAGAAAAAAATGATTCTTTGGGGAAGCATGTAGTACAGTAAAGAAACATATTTCAAGTCTATTATATTTTAAGATTGTGGAAAACACTTTTTAGCTACTGCTTATAAACTTGATGATCAGAAATTGTATCtgcttttcattatttctgaTAGGGAAACAATTTCCTAGTATTTCAGTCAGTTTTGCCAAACTGTCTGATACATGCACAGGAGACATGATTGCGTAGGTTGTTTAATCTCATTCTCTTTTACTTGCTTCCCTGCCTGCTGAACAAGgagagcttaaaaaaaaccacattgaaATCAGCCTAATTCTGTGAATGTATATAAAACACGGGTCCACAAGAGGCAAGGACAAATCAAGAGAGCATGTGGAGAAGACAACTGTTACCCAGGACAGTGCTGCTTGGCCTTTCTCTTGAGATGCCCAGCACATCAGCAACAGACAAGTCACCATTTCTTTGCCCCAGCTGTAAGTGGAAATGTGGCCTTGAATGAGGCCTCTGGCACTTACAATTCCAGTGCTAAAATCTCATGGGTACATGGATTGTCCATAGGACACCCAGAGGTGCTTCAAGTTGGTTCAGTGGCAATGCCTTTTTTCCAGGTGTACTACTGACTCATTTCAACTGCAGCCTGAATTTGGTCAGATTTCTGGCCCAGAACTGCAGGCCTTGAGGTCTCACAAGAGCCAGGCAGCAGCCCTCATTTTGTCACCAGAAAATGCTAAAGAGAAGATCTGGGtcttcatccccatcctcaAAGGTAGTTCAGGCCAAACAGTCATTTCACTCAGGATTCCCACCTGTGAAACCACTTAGCAAAATCAACCTTTCCTCACAAAAAAATGAAACCCaaataaaacaataatttaaacaaaaccaCTATAAATGAAGGCTAATCAGGAAGGAGCTTGACATTCAAATCCTGCTTGATTTCGAGCAGGCTTTTGAACTGCAGGTGCATCTGTCCCACCAACTGGTGGCAAGTTACAAGGGTGGGCTTGTCTCCTGCCCTTCTGCAAAGGCCCTTTTCATGTGCTCAGCAAGGAGACAAGGATGCCCACTGGCTACAGCCCCAATTTTGGCTTCACTCCTGGGAGGGGCATGGAACAGACAGGCTttggtggaagagctcaggTTTCATATGTGCACCTCCCTGGACTAAAGTGCTCCCCTGCAACACAACACTGTGACCCCACCAGAAAACTGAACACTGTTCAAGGCAAGGAGCACCTGGGGTAGAGGCTCTCCTGTGATTCAGACAGAAGACCATCCCAAGAACAAGATGTCCAAAAGGTGTCTTTGGCCATAGTTTGAGTAGTGAAATCAGAcaattccctcccagcccaggacCTACAGACAAACAAGAACAGCTTCATAATGTGATGGAAATGCAGACATCTGCTTGTCAGGATGTGGttttgctcctgctcctgctccagagTCACACAAGGTCAGGCAGCAGTAGCTCACTGAGGTTTAAACTGGATGCCTCATGTGGCAGGCAGGCACAGAACTCTCCACACAGCTCTGTCACAGCCAGCCCCGCCTATTTACAGGGCCAGGGGTCTTGCCAAGAAGGTCAACTGTATGTTTTGTAACCACAGCGTGGACAAGTATGTTTCATTTTAGCTCAGGCATTTCTTCAGATGGTGTCCTTGGTACAGCAGCTGCATTTTTCTGGTCTGGTGACCTTGCTAATTGCTCCTTCTTAGAGTGCATTGCAATCTCATAATGTGCCTGTAGTTACAAACAAAGCCAATACTAGTACtcacaaattatttttgaaaactgCAACCAGCAGTGCCTAACATCATTTGTAATATTTAGATTAATTCATTCTAGTGGGAAAACAGGAGTGTTTCAGTCTACAGGCCAAATACTTATTTTCCCTTCATAAAACTAAAACCACTTTAGCTCCTGGTAAGTCATTTGTGCATTGAGTGAAATTTTAAAACTGGTTTATTTCAAAGTTCTGTAAAACATAGTAACAGGCACTTCAATGCTTAGAGTGTTATGGGCAAGAAAATATAGAGCAAGAAGATTTTTTACTGGCTTTGTCAAAGGAAGAGTTGTCAAAGAGTAAAACCATGTGAATGGTTTCTAACAGCACTGAAGTGGAACATATAACCTGCTGAATTGAGATGCCTCAAAGATGCCCATCGCTGGAATGTGCCAGTATTGGAATACATCCTGtatattgcttttctttcttggaTTACTTTGTATTTAATCACGAATTtataagcatgttggccactgCATCTTACAGTTTTGTGGGGAATACCATTAAAAACCCTGAACCTTTGCCTGTGGGAAACAACTGACACGTGCACAGAAGTACCACATGTCTGTTCTAAGGCAAGGGAATCCCAGATACTTGCAAAATGTAAACATGTAACTTAAAAGACTTCTgcatccttttcctttcttttgcattttaaaaccattactCCTATTGTTTTGCTGGTTCAGCTTTCAAAGCATGCTTTTGAAATTAGCAACTTAGTTTTActggtctttaaaaaaataaataattttaatggcttactattattttattattattattacttttctTTGAAACTACCTTGTTGGGTTCAATCACAGCTGTATCCATTGATTACTGAATCACACAAATAGAAGATCCTGAAAACATGTGAGACTGAGTGGCCCAGATAAGATTTTTGACACAAAACTGTGCAGCACTCATTCCTGGGGGCAAACCAAAAAACTTCATCACTGGATACACTTGGCATTAATCTGGAATGACCAGAAACCAAATCTGTCTGCTGACTCTAATGGAGCTATTCACATGTACAGAAATTATACAAATTATACAGTCTGTGGTACGGAGTATCACTGTTCAGAAGAAATATcactgggggcattgggggggggggggggggggaggcccTCCAAAGCACAATTGCATTGTTGAGTAAGAAAAATTGGAAGTAGTTTCTTCTACTTTTgaaagctgcaggaaagctgtcGGGATTGTGCCAAGGAGCAAACATACGTCCTGCCTTCCACCAGCTTTAACCAATTTTGGATCTTGATGGGCTGTATAGGGAATGTTTCGTGTTGACAAAGCCCAAGACAGAAGTTAAGTGCTTCCTGCCCTGGGCTACCTGTTTAGCTTTGAACCTGCTTTTACACCACCTACTTCTTTAGGGAACTATTACACAACATTTAGAAATACAGGAGCTGATTTTTACTCTTTACTCCTCCCAGCTGCACGAGACCGCGAAACGAGGGAAACATTCTGGCCCAAGCAGAGATTTCAGGAGGCTCCAGCTCTTTGCGCCAGTTCGGAATCGGCACTGAACACGCCGCGTCAGTGCTCGGGAGGCGGCCGCAGGCAGGGGAACAGAGGAGGGCAGGCGAACGCAGAGGACGCAGCTCCGCTCCCGGCACCAGCTCCCACTTGCGGCGGGGCGGCCGGTTcggcccgggcccggcccccgccacgccccgccggAGGGGCCGCGCTCTCGAGGGACCGCGCGCGCCGCCGCTTCCGGGGCAGCGCCCCCCCGCACGGGAGCACTTCCGCCCCGGCGGCGCCGTTGCCGTGGCAGCGAGGGCGCCGCTTCCGCCCCGCCGCGGCAGTGCCGGGGCCGGCCATGGAGGCCGCGCCGGTGCCCGACGGGCAGTACACGGCCGTGGTGTACGGGCTCATCAGCGGCGGGCGCTACGCTGAGGCGGTGTCGCTGCTGAACCGCGGGCTGCAGAAGAGCTGCCGCTCCCGGGGCTGCCTCTCGCTGCTGGGCTACTGCCACTACCAGCTGCAGGAGTTCGCGGCGGCGGCCGAGTGCTACGAGCAGCTGGTGGCGCTGCACCCGCAGCTACTCCCGTACCGGCTGTACCATGCGCAGGCCCTGTACAAGGCCGGGCTGTTCGCCGAGGCCCTGCGCGCCGCCAGCGCGCTGCTGGACGTCCCCGCCTTCCACCGCCGGGCCCTGCGCCTCCAGGCCGCTGTCCACTATGCCCAGGGCGACCTCCCAGCGGCCCAAAGCCTGGTGGAGGAGGAGCTCGCCGCCGCTGCTGATGGCGGCCCCGGAGCAGCCGAGGACCCTTCGGAGCGGGCCGACGCCGAGGTCAACCTGGGCTGCCTGCTGTACCGGCAGGGCCGGCACGAAGAGGCCAGCGGCAAGTTTGCCAGCGCCATGCAAGTGTTGGGCTACTGCCCGGAGCTGTCCTACAACATGGCTCTGTGCTCCTACGCGGCCAAGCAGTACCCTGCGGCCCTCAAGTACATCTCCGACATCATCAAGCGCGgcatccaccagcacccagaGCTCAGCGTGGGCATGACCACCGAGGGTATCGACGTCCGCAGCGTGGGCAACACGCTGCTCCTGCACCGCACGGCCCTGGTGGAGGCCTTCAACCTCAAGGCAGCCATTGAGTACCAGCTGCGCAACCTGCGAGCGGCGCAGGAGGCGCTCACGGATATGCCGCCGAGGACTGAGGAAGAGTTGGATCCGGTCACGCTGCACAACCAAGCACTCATGAACATGGACAACCAGCCCACTGATGGCTTTGGGAAGCTGCAGTTTCTTCTCCTGCAGAACCCCTGTCCACCAGAAACTTTTGGTAACTTGCTACTCCTCTATTGCAAGCATCAGTACTACGACCTGGCAGCTGATGTGTTGGCAGAGAATGCCCATCTGACCTACAAACTGCTCACACCTTATCTGTACAACTTCTTGGATGCCATTATTACTTGTCAAACTGCCCCTGAGGAGGCTTTCCACAAGCTGGATGATGCAGCAGGGACAATGGCCGAGCAGCTAAGAAAACTCACAAAACAGGTACAGGAAGCTAGGCAAAATTGGGATGAGGAAGCTCTAAGAAAAGCAATTAATGAGTATGATGAGACTCTGGATAAATATGTACCTGTCTTGATGGCCCAGGCAAAGATTTGTTGGGACATGAAGAACTACACAATGGTAGAAAAGATCTTCTACAAATCAATGGAATTCTGCAAGGATCATGAGGTGTGGAAGCTCAATGTGGCTCACGTGGTCTTCATGCAGGAGAGCAAGTATAAAGAGGCTATTAAGTTCTATGAGCCAATAGTTAAAAAGCACTACAACAACATTCTTGATGTCAGTGCCATTGTGTTAGCAAACCTCTGCGTTTCCTACATCCTGACAAGCCAGaatgaagatgcagaggaactAATGAGGAAGATCGAGAAGGCAGAAGAGCAGCTGTCCTATGATAATCCTGATAAAAATACCTACCATCTTTGCATTGTCAATCTAGTCATTGGTACCCTCTACTGTGTGAAGGGAAACTATGACTTTGGTATTTCAAGGATCATTAAAAGCCTGGAGCCATATAACAAAAAACTGAGCACTGACACGTGGTATTACGCCAAGCGGTGTTTCCTGTCCTTGCTGGAGAACATGTCCAAGCACATGATCATGCTGCGTGACAGTGTGATTCAGGAGTGTGTGCAGTTTCTGAAGCAGTGTGAACAGTATGGAAGAAACATCCCAGCCGTCATTGAGCACCCCCTTGAAGAGAGTGGGATGCACAGTGGGAAAAACACAGTCACCTATGAAGCCAGGCTTTTGAGGGCACTGATGTATAAGATCAGTGGGTGGGCTGAGTAAATGTTACTGTACAGCAGAAATGAGAATTTTGTTCTTATGTTTGTGAGGTCATGCTAACCCTCACAAAAATTTCTAAAGATTTTGTGCTGTATTTTAACAATGTTCAGTAGAAAATAGAGTATTTTCATGAAATTAAGCTGCACCAAATAACTAGGGGCATTCTCAGTAACCAGTCCTGTTAAATAAAGCTTAAGATATATTGACCAAGAATGTCATTACAGAAATATCATAAAGTTTTCACCCATAAGACAATATTTTAGCCTTCTGAGATTTTGAACAAGTTTCTTTTCATTGgttaacatttgaaaaaaaaaatgttgtctGTCTCTTCTAGGATGGACTTTGAATAAAGAGTTGCTTTAATTCTCTAATTTGTGGCTTTGTGtaaatgtttctttcttctgctttttccaaGGTCTTTTTAATATGTGTTGCAGATCATTTTGAAAGTatatttaaacaaaagaaatggctttatattaaaaaatcagTTCTACAAACATAAACGTTTCCACTTGCTAACTCATTAATAATGCATGAGTGTTCTACCAAATTCTATAACTAACACAGGGACTGGGAATATATTCCAGGAAGGCCGTATTAGGATGATACCTCAGTTTAGATCtacctttgaaataaaatttgttACAGCTGGCTTCAGAGACACTGCTCAGTGCTGCCCCTCAGAGTCCCGGTGCCCCCACCATCTGGGTGGCAGCTGTTGCCCTGCAAACCTGTTTGGTAGCAGCACAGTAAGCAACATCTGCTTACATAGTAATTCAGTCCTCCGTGTGCAGCCCCTCCAATCCAAATACTATTCTTAAAATAGTCTCTGGTAAAGAGACCCGTGAATCTGAAATtatattcttttccatttttcttaaaaaaaaacccatgtaaCTTCCATTTCATGGAAGGCTTATAACCTGTACCCTTGGAAGAAATCTGCTTCTCTGTTTCCTCCTTGTGTTACACTCTTCCTGGATCTCTCAACACTTCTCCAAAACCCTGTTCATTTGCTTAATTTCTTTACTTGACATTTCCATCACCCTGGCATCAGTCAGTGTATTTTCTCAACAGTCTTTgcatcccttttcaaacatacGTACTCCACAGTGAAATGGGACCATAATGCCTTCCAGTGTTTTTACACAGTCTGGTTCTGTGCTCCATGGCTGCTCTCCTTTTTGTGTATTCTGCATTTTGAAGCAATGTATGAGCTGAAGTTTTTAAAATGAGGATCAAAAATCCATGGCTTTAACTCATTTGCTTACCTTTGATACTGGCTCCCTGAAGAGCTGTCCTAGGGGAATTTTGGAATCAGGCTGCATCTCCCTCAGAATCCAGTTTCTATGCTGTGGTTTacctggaaagaaagagaacagCATTTTTGAAGTTTTGAAGCTATTATAAAGGAATAGAATAATTAATCATTCCAGAGAGTTAATGTATATAGGATGTGCACAGGCCTGCAACCATTTCAGCACAGAGAAAGTCAACTCTTGTGTGCTGGGGGAGAAACCTGTCAGGGCTGAGCATATAATGTGCAGCTAAAGGAAATGCTGTGGGTTAGGTAACGCTCCAGTTTACCCTAAACTTCCTATAacagtaaattaaaatcaaatttaacagtatcaaaatggaaaaatgttCTAGAGAGACTAAAGAGCAGACAGGAGATGCAGCAAGGTGTCCTAGAGAGGCCTCCATAGCTCATCACTATGCCATTAAGCCCCTGATTATTGTGATATTAAATATTTCCCACAACTGTTTCCCCATGAGGAGGAGACCTGTGATTTCAAATTTTGTTCAACTCCATGAAGCACAGCAGCAGTAAAGCACATCTCTAATTTACAGTGCGATTGTATTATATATTATGCAGCATAAACAGCATGACCTTTATAaagaaagtttttaaaaagtcacaCCACATAACAGTGTCTGAAGTGCAGTAATAGGCAATGCCCTTTATTTAATATTCATTGTGCATTTTCTGTAAAAGTCActggacatttaaaaaaaaattcactttgcAGATTCGTGCCTGTGCAAATGTTGAATGCCCTCTAATAGAGAGCAGTTTAGATACTTCTATGTTCTTGGTTTTCCATACAGCCAGTGGCTTTCATGagggcactgctgccaggaTTTGCAGCCCCAAGCACTTCATCACTTCCTTGCCTCCCATGCCCACACAGGTGTACGCCGCGAACAATCGGAGGCAGCAGGGCCCGCCGGCTCTGGCACACACTGCCCGATTGCAGCCTGCAGCGCAGGCACCGGCTCCTGGCcacaggctgggaagggagaaCAGCCATGCTCCCAAGAGAAATAATATCCCCATAAAAAGCTGTGGAGTTGTGCAAGCTGTGGCTGGTTTAGAATGTACGGCTAGAGGGCAGTCGGCATGCCTGCAATTTGCTTCATCCTGTTACATCACAacaaaagtacaaaaaaaagccaggagAAAACGTCAAGAGCagcattttttctgttcttcccttttccttctgtttttatGTGCTTTTCCTCACGGAGTACGCTGTGCATCCAGACAACCCAGGGCTTCTGAGCAGGTGGGGTGATGCTGAACACAAGGACCTCAAAGTGGAGAGGCCTCTGCTCCtgaaaggagagggagaagtggcagagctgaggccCAACAGGAGGAGGTGGGCTGGGACAGgcacttcctcctctgctgcatcAGGAGATGCTTCTGCACGGAGTCTTCTCTCCATTCCAGCAGTATTTTCCACCCTGTCCACCATGGCCTCTTCCTCAGCAATAGCCACCCAACCTTCCCATGGCAATGACATGCTGGGGCAGACACCCTCGCCCACATTTTGTCCTGGAGAGCTGCCTACCCATCCGCTCTGTGCCCAGAAGAACTGGGGCCTGCGCTCATGTGGCTGACATCTTCTGCAGTTGGGACTGTTGCTTCCTCCAGTGGCAAGCACACATTTATAGCATCTCCCATTGCAGAGCACTTTGGtcatgaaaaatatataaatgttACAACCACTTTTATTACCATCTTTATACCACATTTAATGTTATCACTATGTGACTTAcacacaaaatacatttttaaaggaaagcacatacatttttatttagagAGAAGGGAATATAGCAAGTAACAGTTTATGCTCCCTATACATATAGTAAAATCCACCTAAATTAATGCCCTAAGCCAGCACAGCTTTTGTTCTGAACAAAAATCAAAAACCACTACCCAGAAATGTCTCACCATATTCCCAGGGCCTGCAATGGGCAAACAGCTGCCGATAAACCCAGATTCCTAAGCCAAAgcctctgggtttttttaattgggaGCAAGGGGAAAGAAGCCCTCTGTTGCAGCATCAGCATCTGAAAGGTGAGCAGCATAAGATGTTTCCCATGCA
Encoded here:
- the IFT70B gene encoding intraflagellar transport protein 70B, translated to MEAAPVPDGQYTAVVYGLISGGRYAEAVSLLNRGLQKSCRSRGCLSLLGYCHYQLQEFAAAAECYEQLVALHPQLLPYRLYHAQALYKAGLFAEALRAASALLDVPAFHRRALRLQAAVHYAQGDLPAAQSLVEEELAAAADGGPGAAEDPSERADAEVNLGCLLYRQGRHEEASGKFASAMQVLGYCPELSYNMALCSYAAKQYPAALKYISDIIKRGIHQHPELSVGMTTEGIDVRSVGNTLLLHRTALVEAFNLKAAIEYQLRNLRAAQEALTDMPPRTEEELDPVTLHNQALMNMDNQPTDGFGKLQFLLLQNPCPPETFGNLLLLYCKHQYYDLAADVLAENAHLTYKLLTPYLYNFLDAIITCQTAPEEAFHKLDDAAGTMAEQLRKLTKQVQEARQNWDEEALRKAINEYDETLDKYVPVLMAQAKICWDMKNYTMVEKIFYKSMEFCKDHEVWKLNVAHVVFMQESKYKEAIKFYEPIVKKHYNNILDVSAIVLANLCVSYILTSQNEDAEELMRKIEKAEEQLSYDNPDKNTYHLCIVNLVIGTLYCVKGNYDFGISRIIKSLEPYNKKLSTDTWYYAKRCFLSLLENMSKHMIMLRDSVIQECVQFLKQCEQYGRNIPAVIEHPLEESGMHSGKNTVTYEARLLRALMYKISGWAE